The following proteins come from a genomic window of Vallitaleaceae bacterium 9-2:
- a CDS encoding ABC transporter permease gives MTTETIKKTYRFSVEKTDGKFELKKFLVRWEMILIYIFLLFNLLMYVLNGDVFTRSYMSIIQAGMDLSFMVFPMIFVLLLGDIDVSVGSILALSAMTLGLTYEATGNTALALTVCLLTGAGAGFLNGFIITRFKEISAVIVTIAGMLFYRGVVKIVLDVRSLTLFPDWFGDLGYSNFLGLPISLWVFAVFAIIFGLILHKTAYGRQLYAMGKNSEGAYFSGIKVSKIKLITFTLMGLMAAVSAIFYLGRSPSVVANVGEGYELRVIAICVLGGVSTSGGKGKIFGPIIGVFIMSFLDKLMGYNGVQPAARVMAVGILLVVALLAEKINHTN, from the coding sequence ATGACAACAGAGACAATAAAAAAAACATATCGATTCAGTGTTGAAAAAACCGATGGAAAATTCGAACTCAAAAAATTCTTGGTTCGATGGGAAATGATTCTAATTTACATATTTTTACTATTTAACCTATTAATGTATGTGTTAAATGGAGACGTGTTCACACGAAGTTACATGAGCATTATCCAAGCAGGAATGGACTTGTCCTTTATGGTCTTTCCTATGATATTTGTTCTCCTCTTGGGAGACATTGATGTCTCGGTAGGTTCGATTCTTGCCTTGTCAGCGATGACGCTTGGCTTGACCTATGAAGCGACAGGGAACACGGCGTTGGCCTTAACGGTCTGCTTATTAACAGGAGCCGGAGCCGGATTTTTAAATGGCTTTATCATCACCAGGTTTAAGGAGATATCGGCGGTTATTGTTACAATAGCTGGGATGCTTTTTTACCGGGGTGTGGTTAAGATTGTGCTTGATGTACGCTCCTTAACGCTTTTCCCGGATTGGTTTGGTGATTTAGGTTATTCGAACTTTTTAGGTTTACCGATTTCTCTTTGGGTCTTTGCCGTTTTTGCCATTATTTTTGGATTGATTCTACATAAGACAGCCTATGGACGTCAACTCTATGCCATGGGGAAAAATTCAGAAGGTGCTTATTTTTCAGGGATTAAGGTAAGTAAGATTAAGCTCATCACCTTTACCTTGATGGGACTTATGGCAGCAGTGTCAGCGATTTTTTACCTAGGACGTTCACCGAGTGTCGTGGCTAATGTTGGCGAAGGCTATGAACTTCGGGTTATTGCCATCTGTGTTCTAGGCGGCGTATCGACCAGTGGAGGAAAAGGAAAGATATTTGGCCCGATTATCGGCGTGTTCATCATGTCGTTCTTAGATAAATTGATGGGCTATAACGGTGTTCAACCGGCAGCAAGAGTTATGGCGGTAGGTATCCTACTTGTTGTTGCATTGCTGGCTGAAAAAATAAATCACACAAATTAA
- a CDS encoding ABC transporter permease, which translates to MTNKAESIKTNAHFSAKDVAKSIVKNRSFGLIMACVVLLILASQLTPQLLTAKALNDMLKNNAIAGILAIGMLMVLVTRGIDLSIAATMVFSGTVIAMINADHPDVPIFALVMLAVVIGTVIGFYNGILISKLKLLPIIATLSTLYVVRGLAYVVSQSRWIVPANFSDSYKAFGVGSVFGVNNLIITAVIMFFIFYVILTHLKFGRRIFAIGSSPDSARVSGINSDGVIIAVYAIMGAIAGFAGFLYTSNYAIAQSTMAMGMEMDVIAICILGGVSISGGTGKISGIIISTILFAIISSFLSMLSGLSIWTDAIKGVLIIGAVILNIYTSRSAKQRALRERNI; encoded by the coding sequence ATGACGAATAAAGCAGAATCAATCAAAACAAATGCACATTTTTCAGCAAAAGATGTTGCAAAAAGTATTGTGAAAAACAGATCGTTCGGATTAATAATGGCATGTGTTGTTTTGTTAATCCTAGCGTCTCAATTAACACCCCAACTGCTTACGGCAAAAGCATTAAATGATATGTTAAAAAATAATGCCATAGCTGGTATCTTGGCCATAGGTATGTTGATGGTACTCGTCACCCGTGGAATTGACTTGTCCATCGCAGCAACCATGGTGTTTAGCGGAACGGTTATTGCCATGATTAATGCCGACCACCCTGACGTCCCGATCTTTGCCCTTGTAATGCTAGCCGTTGTTATCGGAACGGTTATTGGGTTTTATAACGGGATCTTAATCAGTAAGCTAAAATTACTGCCGATTATTGCAACCTTAAGTACGCTCTATGTGGTTCGAGGATTAGCGTATGTAGTCAGTCAGTCGCGCTGGATTGTACCGGCTAACTTTTCTGATAGCTATAAGGCATTTGGCGTGGGAAGTGTCTTTGGCGTCAATAATTTGATTATTACCGCAGTCATCATGTTTTTCATTTTTTATGTTATCTTAACCCATTTAAAATTTGGACGACGTATCTTTGCTATCGGATCGAGTCCTGATTCGGCAAGGGTATCAGGGATTAATAGTGATGGAGTTATTATTGCAGTCTATGCCATCATGGGAGCGATTGCCGGATTTGCAGGATTTTTGTACACGTCCAACTATGCGATTGCTCAAAGTACGATGGCTATGGGAATGGAGATGGACGTTATTGCCATCTGTATCCTAGGTGGTGTGAGTATCAGCGGTGGTACGGGGAAAATCTCGGGTATCATCATTTCCACCATACTATTTGCCATTATCAGCTCATTCTTAAGTATGTTATCTGGATTAAGTATTTGGACAGACGCGATTAAAGGCGTGTTGATTATTGGAGCGGTTATCTTAAATATCTATACGTCACGCTCGGCAAAACAGCGGGCATTACGCGAAAGAAATATATAA
- a CDS encoding sugar ABC transporter ATP-binding protein → MAILELKNISKNFGGVQALRGVNLELRQGEIHGLMGENGAGKSTTIKVITGVHQPSEGEIYLDGKKVVVEDPKMGSELGIAAIYQHVTAFPHLSVTENIFMGRERMNKFNMYDWKTMNTEAQKLLDDIGGDIDAKTMMGDLSVAKQQLVEIAKALSANARILIMDEPTASLTKVECEELYRIAEKLRDDGVSIILISHKFEDVFRLANRVTVYRDSQYIGCWDIDKISQSELIKAMVGRELTQMYPPKAAKIGEEAFRVANLSKMGYFRDISFDVRRGEIVALTGLVGAGRTEVCQSIIGAMTLDSGEIYVENQRVKNHNPNEAYKNGIGYLPEDRHLHGLILDMDIIKNTTLVNLDMFSKFGWMDEKEEEKKVIDIAERMELKAGSLYDNPSTLSGGNQQKVVFGKLLVNDIKILILDEPTKGVDVGAKYAIYEVMNELAAKGYAIIMVSSEMPEVLGMADRVIVMREGRVSSIFDNINLEQEQILASALPDYNADK, encoded by the coding sequence ATGGCGATTTTAGAGTTGAAAAACATTTCTAAAAACTTTGGTGGCGTGCAGGCACTACGCGGCGTCAACTTAGAGCTTAGACAAGGTGAGATTCACGGATTGATGGGTGAAAATGGTGCGGGAAAGTCTACAACGATTAAGGTAATCACCGGAGTGCACCAACCCAGCGAAGGCGAGATTTATCTGGATGGTAAAAAGGTGGTTGTTGAAGATCCCAAGATGGGAAGCGAGCTAGGCATTGCAGCAATCTATCAACATGTAACCGCTTTTCCCCACTTAAGTGTGACAGAGAACATCTTCATGGGAAGAGAACGGATGAACAAGTTTAATATGTATGACTGGAAAACCATGAATACAGAGGCGCAAAAATTATTGGATGACATCGGTGGTGATATTGACGCCAAAACGATGATGGGCGATTTAAGTGTAGCTAAGCAACAGCTTGTTGAGATTGCAAAAGCCTTATCGGCGAATGCTCGAATTTTAATTATGGACGAGCCGACAGCATCTTTGACCAAGGTAGAATGTGAAGAGTTGTACCGTATTGCTGAAAAGCTACGTGATGATGGTGTATCGATCATCTTGATTTCGCACAAGTTTGAAGATGTTTTTCGCTTGGCTAATCGTGTGACGGTCTATCGAGATTCACAATATATCGGATGCTGGGATATCGATAAGATATCGCAATCGGAGTTGATCAAAGCTATGGTGGGACGTGAGTTGACACAGATGTATCCCCCAAAGGCGGCTAAGATTGGAGAGGAAGCCTTTCGCGTAGCGAATCTATCTAAGATGGGATATTTTCGAGATATAAGTTTTGATGTTCGACGCGGAGAGATAGTGGCGCTGACCGGACTTGTTGGAGCTGGGCGGACAGAAGTGTGCCAAAGCATTATCGGAGCCATGACGCTTGATTCAGGTGAAATCTATGTGGAGAATCAACGGGTGAAAAATCATAACCCCAATGAAGCCTACAAAAACGGAATCGGATATCTACCCGAAGACAGACATCTGCATGGCTTAATTTTGGATATGGACATCATCAAAAATACGACCTTGGTAAACCTGGATATGTTTTCAAAGTTTGGTTGGATGGATGAAAAAGAGGAAGAGAAAAAAGTGATTGATATCGCTGAACGGATGGAGCTAAAGGCGGGAAGCCTATACGACAATCCTTCAACCCTATCCGGTGGAAATCAACAAAAAGTGGTTTTTGGAAAGCTGTTGGTCAATGATATCAAAATCTTGATTCTTGATGAACCGACCAAAGGGGTTGATGTCGGTGCTAAGTATGCTATCTATGAAGTAATGAATGAACTCGCGGCAAAAGGTTATGCCATTATCATGGTATCTTCTGAGATGCCGGAAGTCTTAGGAATGGCAGATCGTGTTATTGTCATGCGAGAAGGAAGGGTATCGAGTATATTTGATAATATCAACCTAGAGCAAGAACAAATCCTAGCGTCGGCGCTTCCGGATTACAATGCGGACAAATAA